Below is a window of Numenius arquata chromosome 28, bNumArq3.hap1.1, whole genome shotgun sequence DNA.
CGACCTTGTGCACTGGGAGCGGCGCAGCCTCGTGCATCACCTCCTTGTGCACCGGgacttgggggcggggggggcggagcgGGACCCCCTCATGCATCAGGATCATGGTGGCCTTGTGCAAGGGGATTGGGGCGGCCTCATGCAATGGCTTCTTGTGCTCCAGGACCGGGCATCCCTCGTGCGGCACCTCCCCGTGCACCAGGACCAGACCTCCCCGTGGCATCACCTCCCTGTGCACCAGGACCAGGCCagcccccccctctgccccctgccGACCTCCCATCCCCCCTTTTCCTTGTGCATCACCCTCCTTGCACCAGGACCGGACCTTCCCCCTCCTGCATCAGCTCCTCGTGCATCACCACCCCTCGTGCACCAGCCTTCCCCGCGCACTGGCACCGGACCTTTCCCTTGTGCATCATGTTTCCCCCTCCCACCCATGTGCACCGGCCTCCTCGTGCACCAGCACCAGACACCCCCCTCGTGCATCGCCTCCCTCGTGCACCAGGACCGGAGCTCCCCGTGCGACACCTCCCCATGCAGCAGCACCTCCCTGGCACGGGCACCACGCTGGGgacccccttttcctccccctccccccttctcttttcctcGTGCATCGTCTCTCGTGCATCGCACACCCACCCCGTGCACCAGGAGCCGCAGGACCCCCCCCTGCGTGTCCAGCTCCCTTGTGCAGCGGCCTCGTCGGGCACCGCCACCGGGGCATCACTGTGCACCAGGACCGGGGTGTCACCGTGCATCGGGAGCGGGATGTCCTCGTGCAACACCAGCCTCATGCACCAGGACCGAGGGGGCGTCTCCGTGCACCATCATCCTTGTGCGCCAGCATTGGAGTGTCCCCGTGCACCACTGGTCTCATGCAATGGCACTGGGGTGTCCTCGTGCACCAGGACTGGGGTGTCCCTGTGCACCATCGTCCTCGTGCAACAGCATCAGGTTGTCCCTGTGCACCAGGACTGGGGTGTCCCCATGCAATGGCACCAAGGTGTCCCCGTGCAGCACCAGCCTCATGCACCAGGACCAGAGGCGTCTCTGTGCACCACTGGCTTCGTGGGGCAGCATCGGGGTGTCCCTGTGCAATGGCACCAGATTGTCACCGTGCACCACCATCCTTGTGCGACAGCATCAGGGCATCTCCGTGCACCACCGGCCTCGTGCAATGGCACCAGGGTGTCCCCGTGCACCAGGACTggggtgtcccttgtccccctcCATATGTCAGGACGGGGCTACCTCCTGCatggtgtcccccctccccgccatgtGCCACCGGTCCTGGCCTCGCACCCCCGGGGAGCTGGGACATCATGGGGGGGCCCTTGTGCATCATCACGGGACCCCCCATTCACCAAGACCCCCCCCCATGTACCAGGACTCCCATTCACTGgaacccacccccaccccattcCCCCGTGCTCCGGGACCCCCATTCACCGGGGTCCCCCAATGCACCGCGACCCCCTCCAGTGCactgggacccccacccccccatcaccGGGGTCCCCCCAGTGCACCGGGATCCCCAGTCATCGCCCCCCCCTGCTGTACAACGGGACACCTCCCATTGCATCGGGACCCCCAATGCACGGGCACCTCCTCATGCACCGGGACCCCCCCATGCACCgggtcctccccccccccccgtgcaccGGGACCCCCCAAACGCACcaggacaccccccacccctcccaatGCACCGGGATCCTCCAATGCACcgggcccccctcccccccgaaaCGCACCGGGCCCCCTCCCCGGCGCCCCCCCCTCCCAATTCCCGCACCAGGCCCCCCCGCTTCACCGGCCCCCCCGTTCAGCGgcccccggtgccccccggtgcccggcccgggccccgccgcagccccgacAATCCGCCGCCCGCGGGCGGCCCCAGGGCGGGTCTGGGCTGGCTCCaacccccgccggggccgccgctgcCCGCGGAGCCTTTAATAAACTCGGATCGGTCTTGTAGCCCCGCCTTTCGGAGGGCGGGGCCGGAGGGGTGGCCAATGGCGGCACGGGGGGCGGGGGAGGTGGGCGGGGCCTTCGGAAAGATGGGGCGTGGTTCGGAACGGGGCGTGACTTCCCCGGGGAGGGCGGGGTTTGGGAGTGGCCAGTGGAGTGAGGCGGGGTCTGATCAAGACATGAGGGGCGTGGCTTAGGAGGGGCGGGGTTTACCAAAGGCTTGGGGGGGGCTACCGCGAGAGGGGGCGGGCCCAAGTACTAAGGGGGCGGGACTTGGTTGGGGGCGTGGCTTCCCTGGGCGGGAGGGGGTGAAGTTGCGCGAGGGGACGTGGGACAATGGTTGGAGGGGGCGGGGCCCTCTCTGTCCGAGGTGGGCGGGGCTTCCCGGGGCGCGGGGTctcggggagggggtggggggcgcgAAgagaggcggcgggcggggcttCCCTGGGCACGTCATCGCTCTGccccgcgggggggcggggcttccCGGTGACGTCACTGCTCGGAGGCGCCGGCGGCCGGGGGTGAGCGCGGGGCGCGCGGTCACGTGACgggaccggggtggggggtggggggggatcccgaggggtcccggggggtcccaggggtccggggcggggggggatgggAGGCCCGGGGGGTTCCGGTccgcggggggagggggcggcgacGGGGCGAACCCGGGTGGGGAGGAATGGcttggcttgggggggggggggcgcagcggggcggccccggggctaTAGGAGACCCCCCCCAAAGGGCAACGGGGCACCCCAAGGGGCAATAGGGCGCCCGGGGGAGGGCGGGCAGGGCACGCCATGGGGCAGGAGAAGTGTTCACGGGGCAATGGAGCACCTACGGGGGGGCAACAGGGCACCTGAGGGGGCAACTGAGCAGCCCGTGGGGTCCTAAAGAGCCCCAGGGGGCAACTGGATGTCCAAGGGGGCAACAGGACACCCCGTGGGGCAACTGGGCACCCAAGTGGGCAACTGGGAACCCCGTGGGGCCAGAGGGCACCCTGTGGGTCAGTAGAACAGTTCATGGGGCAAGAGAGCACCCCGTGGGGCCCTAAAGCATCCCATGGGCCAGTAAAACATTCACTGGGCAACAAGGTGCCCCATGGGGCAACAGGCCACCCATATGGGCTATAGGGCACCCCAAGGGGCAGCAGGGTGTCCGAGTGGGGGGCAGGGCACTCCACGGGGCAGTAGAATTGTTCGTGGGGCAACTAAGCACCCAAGGGAGGGGCAGCAGGGTGTCTGAGGGGGCAACAGGGCACCCTGTGGGGCAAGAGGGCAGCCCATGGGGCAGTAGAACAGTTCATTGAGCAACAGGGCACCCTGTGGGTGGGACAACAGGGTGTCTGAGGGGGCAATAGGGCACCTGAGGGGGCAACTGGGCACCCCATGGGGCAGTAGAACAGTTCACTGGGCAACAGGGCACCCTGTGGTCACTGGAAAGTTCAAGGGGCAACAGGGCATCCCATGGGGCAACAAGACACCCTGTGGGGCAACAAGTACCTGAGAGGGCAACAGGGCACCCAAGCGGGCAACAGGGCAACCGGGGGGGCCCTAAGTCACTGCATGGGGCAGTAGAACATTCATTGGGCAACAGGGCACCCAAGTGGGCAACCGGGCACCCCATGGGGCAATAGAACAGTTCATGGGGCAACAGGGCACCTGAGGGGGAAACTGGGCACCCAAGTGGGCAACCGGGCACCCCATGGGGCAGTAGAACAGTTCAGGGGGCAACAGGGCACCTGAGGGGGCAAAAGGGCACCCCGTGGGGCAGTAGAACAGTTCAGGGGGCAACAGGGCACCTGAGGGGGCAAAAGAGCACTTGAGGGGGCAACCGGGCACCCCGTGGGGCAATAGAACAGTTCATGGGGCAACAGAGCACCTAAGGAGCCAGCAGGGCACCCAAATGGGCAACTGGGAACCCCATGGGGCAGTAGAACAGTTCATTGGGCAACAGGCACCTGAGGAGCCAGCAGGGCACCCAAGTGCGCAACCAGGCAACTGTGCACTCAATGGGGCAGTAGAGCAGTTCATGGGGCAACGGGGCACACAGAGGGGCCCTAAAGCACCCCATGGGTCAGTAGAACTGTTGATGGGGCAACAAGGAACCCCATGGGGCATCAGGGCACCCGAAGGGGCAAGTGGCTGCCCCCACCCCTTGTGACGGCCGTGTCCCCGCAGGCTGGTGGCGGGGAGGATGGCGGCAGAGGGGTGCCGGGTGCAGATCTCCTTCCCCCAGCACGCGGCGGCGCTGCTGGACTCCCTCAACCGCCTGCGGCTGGAGGGGAAGTTCTGCGACGTGGCCGTCCACGTGGGCGGCCGCATCTTCCCGGCCCACAAGAGCGTCCTGGCGGCCGCATCCCCCTTCTTCCACgacaagctgctgctgcaggatggggggcgcctgctgctgccccccGCCATCGACCCCGATGCCTTCGAGGGGCTCCTGCACCTCATCTACTCGGGGCGCTTGACATTGCTGTTGGAGGCCCTGCCCGGTCATCTCTTGGTGGCCAGCGGTCTCCAGATGTGGCACGTGGTGGATCAGTGCTCGGAGATCCTGAGGGAGTTGGAGGGCGGGCTGTGCCGGTGGGCTGGGCAGGGTAGCGAGGTGACATCATCGTCATCGAGTGGCTGTGGTGGTGAGGCGGCATCATCATGGACCACCCGTGGTGGAGATGGGTCTTCCTGTACCACCCATGGGGGAGATGGAGCGTCATCATGGGCCACACGTGGTGATGGGTCTTCGTGTACCAGCCATGGTGGAGATGGAAGATCATCATGGACCACCCGTGGGGGAGATGGGTCATCATGTCCCACCCGTGGTGGGGATGGAGCATCATCATGGCCCACCCGTGGTGGTGATGGGTCTTCATCATCCTCGTGGACCACACGTGGTGGCGACGGTTCATCATGTCCCACCCGCAGTGGTGATGGAGCGTCCTCCTGGTCCACCCGTGGTGGCGATggctcttcatcatcatcatggcCTGTGTGTGGTGGCGACGGCTCTTCATGGGCCACCTGTGGAGGTGATGTAGCGACGCCATCTTTCACCAAGGAGGGGGGCGAGGAGGTCCTCAAAATCCGTGTGGCCACTGACGTGGCACCAGCGGCCACATCGTCCCTGAGCTCCCTCCTGAAGGACACCGGCGAGGAGGTCCTCAAGATCTGTGTGGAGGAGgacgaggaagaagaggaagaggaggaagagggcgGCCATCGTCCCACGGACGCCCTCCAGATTGtgctggaggaggatgaggaggaagacgGGGCACCCAGAGACACACACGAGCCCCCCAAGATCTTCTACATCAAACAAGAGGCGGGTGACAGCGCCGCTGTTGAGGGCCTCCTGCCGGCGGCAGAGTTGGCCGGGGGCTTCGCGCCGGCAGAGGTGAGCTACGTCATCCCGGCCAGTGGCGGTGGGACGGTGGTGACGAGCGCTGGCACGCTGGTGACGAGCGGTGGGGCGGCCGTTTTCCCGCAGCCCTCCTGGAAACCGGTGGACCTTCACGGGAACGAGATCCTGGGCCGGGGACAAGCTCTCCACGCCCCGGTGAAGCTGGGGGCGGCCCCCGATGGCAAACGCTTCGGTTGCCTCTGCGGCAAACGCTTCGCCGTGAAGCCCAAGCGGGACCGGCACATCATGCTGACCTTCAGCCTGCGGCCCTTCGCCTGCGCCGCCTGCCACAAGCGCTTCAAGCTGAAGCACCACCTGAGGGAGCACATGAAGACCCACGACGGGGCCGGGAGggcctgcgagcgctgcggccgCCGCTTCCGCCTGCGCAGCGGCCTGGACAAGCACCGGCCCCTCTGCCAGGGGGCTCGCTGGGGCGGGGGATGCTGGGCCTGCGACTgaaggggcaggggatggggacgagGATGAGGGGCCTGGTTCAGGGGGCTGGGCCCAGTTCAGGCTCCGGTCCCAGTTCAGGGTCTGGTCCAGGTTCACATCTCTGGTCACAGTTGAAGCTCCAGTCCCAGTTCAGGCTCCGATCCCAGTTCAGGGTCTGGTCCAGGTTCACATCTCTGGTCGCAGTTGAAGCTCCAGTCCCAGTTCAGGCCTCCGATCCCAGTTCAGGGCTCCGATCCCAGTTCAGGGTCTGGTCCAGGTTCACATCTCTGGTCGCAGTTG
It encodes the following:
- the ZBTB9 gene encoding zinc finger and BTB domain-containing protein 9 — protein: MAAEGCRVQISFPQHAAALLDSLNRLRLEGKFCDVAVHVGGRIFPAHKSVLAAASPFFHDKLLLQDGGRLLLPPAIDPDAFEGLLHLIYSGRLTLLLEALPGHLLVASGLQMWHVVDQCSEILRELEGGLCRWAGQGSEVTSSSSSGCGGEAASSWTTRGGDGSSCTTHGGDGASSWTTRGGDGSSCPTRGGDGASSWPTRGGDGSSSSSWTTRGGDGSSCPTRSGDGASSWSTRGGDGSSSSSWPVCGGDGSSWATCGGDVATPSFTKEGGEEVLKIRVATDVAPAATSSLSSLLKDTGEEVLKICVEEDEEEEEEEEEGGHRPTDALQIVLEEDEEEDGAPRDTHEPPKIFYIKQEAGDSAAVEGLLPAAELAGGFAPAEVSYVIPASGGGTVVTSAGTLVTSGGAAVFPQPSWKPVDLHGNEILGRGQALHAPVKLGAAPDGKRFGCLCGKRFAVKPKRDRHIMLTFSLRPFACAACHKRFKLKHHLREHMKTHDGAGRACERCGRRFRLRSGLDKHRPLCQGARWGGGCWACD